One Methanobacterium sp. genomic region harbors:
- the npdG gene encoding NADPH-dependent F420 reductase translates to MKIAIIGGTGGQGLGIAVRFVQAGEDVIIGSRTIEKAQAAVDKLKGLLGDVGNVKAAENADAAAEAELLVLTVPLAAQKSTLLSIKEGAKGKILLDATGPLESAIGGSPIEYVALWDGAAAERSAKILKDSNVICAFNNISSAALMNFKEPIDCDCLISGDDANSKVVAAELIEKIPGVNVIDCGPLERAKIIEKITPLLIGLNIRNKTQFGGIRITGLPAK, encoded by the coding sequence ATGAAAATAGCAATAATTGGTGGAACCGGTGGACAGGGATTAGGAATTGCCGTACGTTTTGTGCAAGCTGGAGAAGATGTTATAATAGGTTCAAGGACAATTGAAAAAGCTCAAGCAGCTGTAGACAAATTAAAAGGTCTTCTGGGCGATGTTGGCAATGTTAAAGCAGCTGAGAACGCTGACGCTGCCGCAGAAGCGGAATTATTAGTTTTAACTGTACCTTTGGCTGCTCAAAAATCAACTTTGCTCTCTATTAAAGAAGGGGCAAAAGGTAAAATATTATTGGATGCTACAGGACCTTTAGAATCAGCTATAGGTGGGTCTCCCATTGAATATGTTGCTTTATGGGATGGGGCAGCGGCAGAAAGATCTGCTAAAATCTTAAAAGATAGCAATGTGATATGTGCTTTTAACAATATTAGTTCTGCAGCTTTAATGAATTTTAAGGAGCCAATTGACTGTGACTGCCTTATTTCGGGTGATGATGCAAATTCTAAGGTAGTTGCTGCTGAACTAATTGAAAAAATCCCTGGTGTAAATGTCATTGATTGTGGACCGCTGGAAAGAGCTAAAATCATAGAAAAAATTACTCCTCTCCTGATTGGTTTAAACATACGAAATAAAACCCAGTTTGGAGGAATAAGGATCACTGGTTTACCTGCAAAATAG
- a CDS encoding NAD(P)-dependent alcohol dehydrogenase → MNKMKGFAMLKIGETGWIEKDRPKCGPRDAIVRPTCLAPCTSDVHTVWEGAIGDRHNMILGHEAVGIVDEVGTEVKDFKPGDRVIVPAITPDWDSEAVQRGFPSQTGGACGGWKYSNFKDGVFGEFFHVNLADNNLAHLPEGMSQEAAVMITDMMSTGFMGAENAGIELGSTVAVLGIGAVGLCGIAGAKLRGAGRIFAVGTRPVSVEVAKKYGATDIISYRDGDTAEQILDATDGEGVDAVIISGGGPDILIDACKMAKAGSKISNNNYFGKGEGEKDTLPLCRIGWGFGMADKDIITGLCPGGRVRMERLADIVTYGRMDPELLVTHKFRGFDKIEEALLLMKEKPRDLIKPVVLLE, encoded by the coding sequence GTGAACAAAATGAAAGGATTTGCTATGTTAAAAATAGGAGAGACTGGATGGATAGAAAAAGATAGACCAAAATGTGGTCCAAGGGATGCTATTGTTAGGCCAACATGTCTAGCACCATGTACTTCTGATGTTCACACTGTCTGGGAAGGAGCAATAGGTGATAGACACAATATGATTTTAGGACACGAAGCTGTAGGGATAGTGGATGAAGTGGGAACTGAAGTCAAAGACTTCAAACCGGGTGATAGAGTAATTGTACCAGCTATAACTCCTGACTGGGATTCAGAAGCCGTGCAGCGTGGTTTCCCTTCACAAACAGGGGGAGCATGTGGAGGTTGGAAATATTCTAACTTCAAAGATGGTGTATTCGGTGAATTTTTCCACGTTAACCTTGCAGACAACAATCTGGCACATTTACCAGAAGGAATGTCTCAAGAAGCTGCTGTTATGATCACAGATATGATGAGTACTGGTTTTATGGGGGCTGAAAATGCTGGAATTGAACTTGGAAGTACGGTAGCCGTTCTTGGTATTGGTGCAGTTGGGCTTTGCGGTATAGCCGGTGCAAAACTAAGGGGTGCTGGAAGAATATTTGCAGTCGGTACTAGGCCTGTATCTGTTGAAGTAGCTAAAAAATACGGCGCTACAGATATAATCAGTTACAGAGATGGGGATACTGCAGAACAGATTCTTGATGCAACCGATGGGGAAGGTGTTGATGCAGTAATCATATCTGGTGGTGGTCCAGATATTCTAATAGATGCATGTAAAATGGCCAAAGCAGGATCAAAAATTTCCAACAACAACTACTTTGGTAAAGGGGAAGGAGAAAAAGATACTCTGCCATTATGCCGTATAGGCTGGGGATTTGGTATGGCAGACAAAGACATAATCACGGGTCTTTGCCCTGGTGGAAGAGTTAGAATGGAAAGACTAGCAGATATTGTAACATACGGACGTATGGACCCTGAGTTACTGGTAACCCATAAATTTAGGGGTTTCGATAAAATAGAAGAGGCTCTCCTTCTGATGAAAGAGAAACCTAGGGACTTAATTAAACCAGTCGTCCTTCTAGAATAG
- a CDS encoding TetR/AcrR family transcriptional regulator — protein sequence MDTKVRIMETAFKLFLEKGFADVSLNEIIRESDITTGGFYYHFNSKDTLLVEVINKYIFNYFSSIIDQMRKFKGTPKEKLKAVILLIVGDDSTINETTQLCESAEKIDYRTLHLLLFEGVQKYDIISKHYTEFYYDLHEFIKEVINDGIAQGLIRENIDSTELSLNIQTIMVGTVLMWIGMPEMPLEKRMESNIDQMWNFIKK from the coding sequence ATGGATACAAAAGTTAGAATCATGGAAACAGCTTTTAAGCTATTTCTAGAAAAAGGATTTGCTGATGTTTCTTTAAATGAAATTATAAGAGAATCAGACATAACCACCGGCGGGTTCTACTATCACTTCAACAGCAAAGATACTCTACTTGTGGAAGTAATTAATAAATACATATTCAATTATTTCAGCTCAATTATAGACCAGATGAGGAAATTCAAGGGCACACCTAAAGAAAAATTAAAAGCTGTGATACTTTTAATCGTTGGAGATGATTCAACCATCAACGAAACCACACAGCTATGTGAAAGTGCTGAGAAAATAGATTACAGGACTTTACACCTGCTGCTTTTTGAAGGCGTTCAGAAGTATGATATCATAAGTAAACACTACACAGAATTTTATTATGATCTCCATGAGTTTATCAAGGAAGTAATAAATGATGGAATAGCCCAGGGCTTAATAAGAGAAAATATTGACTCTACGGAACTTTCATTAAATATTCAAACGATTATGGTTGGAACAGTCCTGATGTGGATAGGAATGCCTGAGATGCCCCTTGAAAAAAGAATGGAATCAAATATAGATCAGATGTGGAATTTCATAAAAAAATAA
- a CDS encoding putative quinol monooxygenase, whose translation MIMVTAKITAKSGEKENIIAKAQDLIISSRLDPGCISYNLYTSTEDENVLLMLEQWENFELLQSHMQTEHFKVFGTATEDILADEMDISVYSAAIKN comes from the coding sequence ATGATCATGGTAACTGCTAAAATAACAGCCAAATCCGGGGAAAAAGAGAATATTATTGCAAAAGCGCAAGATCTTATCATATCAAGTCGTTTAGACCCGGGATGTATCAGTTACAATTTATATACAAGCACTGAAGATGAGAATGTTTTATTAATGCTTGAACAATGGGAAAATTTTGAACTTTTACAGTCACATATGCAAACAGAACATTTCAAAGTATTTGGTACAGCCACAGAAGATATTTTAGCAGATGAAATGGATATCAGCGTTTATTCAGCAGCAATAAAAAATTAA
- a CDS encoding 3-oxoacyl-ACP reductase family protein, protein MKNYFDLKGKVAVVTGASGGLGADAARAYAQEGADVALLARRKEKLDSLAKELESTGVKTLAVQCDVADEESVKNAVNEVITYFGKIDILLNNAGIAIRGGVHSLSVEDWDKGMDVNVKGIFLVSKYVLPHMMENNYGKIVNTSSINSIAGDKSEMFIRHVYNASKAAVRGLTMGMACSYGKYGITVNAVAPALFESEMTSNTLFKSEEFLERYSNVVPLNRPAKKGELNGPIIFLSSEASSYITGQTIFVDGGFSVV, encoded by the coding sequence ATGAAAAACTATTTTGACTTAAAAGGAAAAGTAGCAGTTGTGACAGGTGCCTCAGGTGGTCTAGGGGCAGATGCAGCAAGAGCGTATGCACAAGAAGGTGCTGATGTAGCCCTTTTAGCAAGGCGAAAAGAAAAATTAGATTCTTTGGCAAAAGAACTTGAATCAACTGGAGTAAAAACCCTCGCTGTTCAATGTGACGTGGCCGATGAAGAAAGCGTCAAAAATGCAGTTAACGAGGTAATCACATATTTCGGAAAGATAGACATCCTCTTAAACAACGCAGGCATTGCAATCCGCGGTGGCGTCCATAGTTTAAGTGTTGAAGACTGGGATAAAGGAATGGATGTAAATGTAAAGGGTATCTTCCTGGTTTCAAAATATGTCCTTCCCCACATGATGGAAAATAACTATGGAAAAATCGTGAACACAAGTTCCATCAACTCTATTGCCGGTGATAAAAGCGAAATGTTCATACGCCACGTTTACAATGCATCAAAAGCAGCTGTCCGTGGTTTAACCATGGGTATGGCGTGTTCATATGGAAAATATGGAATTACTGTAAATGCTGTCGCTCCCGCTCTTTTTGAATCCGAAATGACATCAAACACACTTTTCAAATCCGAAGAATTCCTGGAAAGATACAGCAATGTCGTGCCTCTCAATCGTCCAGCTAAAAAAGGAGAATTAAACGGACCAATCATATTCCTGTCATCAGAAGCATCTTCGTATATAACAGGACAGACAATTTTTGTAGACGGCGGTTTTTCAGTGGTCTGA
- a CDS encoding carboxymuconolactone decarboxylase family protein, with protein MKFDEDKIIQSTINRKQLKTRFSKNSNVYDSFTELEKKAFEDGNISKKHKELMALSISIVIRCEPCIEWHVQQAYLAGASDEEIFETIDVAIEMGGGPAAAYSRFALNALDFHKKETTN; from the coding sequence ATGAAATTTGATGAAGATAAAATTATTCAAAGTACAATCAACAGAAAACAGTTAAAAACTAGATTTTCAAAAAATTCAAATGTTTATGACTCATTTACTGAATTAGAAAAAAAAGCTTTTGAAGACGGCAATATCTCAAAAAAACATAAGGAACTCATGGCACTATCCATTTCCATTGTTATTAGATGCGAACCCTGTATTGAATGGCATGTACAGCAAGCCTATTTGGCTGGAGCATCCGATGAAGAGATATTTGAAACTATAGATGTAGCTATAGAAATGGGCGGTGGTCCTGCTGCTGCTTATTCACGATTTGCTTTAAATGCATTAGATTTCCACAAAAAAGAAACTACCAATTAA
- a CDS encoding AIM24 family protein, whose product MNCSNCGEDVGEAKFCPQCGSKVEEILVAEEAPVEVSSEKYCPECNVIVEEANFCPDCGGKTEPVPKEELETKVEKNTAYPSKYSVQAFLDRTAEKFEGNEVFELENDYLLDVNLNGKVWAKLGSMVAYTGEVKFKKQSSLEGGIDKFIMKKVSGESSKLMSASGYGNVFLADDGKRVTILNLEGSRLYVNGNDILAFEENIDWDIKMMSGAGSMSGGMFNIKLQGYGMIAITTHYTPITLAVTPDRPVYTDPNATVAWSDGLSIDYKTDVNLGTLLGRSSGETFQMAFRGNGFVIIQPYEETAVGLG is encoded by the coding sequence ATGAATTGTTCAAATTGTGGAGAAGATGTTGGGGAAGCTAAATTTTGCCCACAGTGCGGTAGCAAGGTAGAAGAAATCCTGGTTGCTGAAGAAGCACCAGTAGAAGTTTCATCCGAAAAATACTGTCCTGAATGCAATGTAATAGTTGAAGAAGCTAATTTTTGCCCAGATTGCGGTGGAAAAACAGAACCCGTTCCAAAAGAAGAATTAGAAACAAAAGTTGAAAAAAACACCGCTTACCCAAGTAAATATTCAGTTCAAGCGTTTTTAGACAGAACTGCTGAAAAATTCGAAGGTAATGAAGTATTCGAACTTGAAAACGATTACCTGCTTGATGTTAATCTTAATGGTAAGGTTTGGGCAAAACTGGGATCTATGGTAGCCTACACTGGTGAAGTGAAATTTAAAAAGCAGAGTTCCCTTGAAGGGGGAATTGATAAATTTATAATGAAAAAAGTCAGCGGTGAAAGCAGTAAACTTATGTCCGCATCAGGATATGGAAACGTATTTCTTGCCGATGATGGAAAAAGAGTAACCATTCTAAACCTTGAAGGCAGCAGGTTATATGTAAATGGAAACGATATCCTTGCATTTGAAGAAAACATCGACTGGGATATTAAAATGATGTCTGGTGCTGGTTCAATGTCCGGAGGAATGTTCAATATAAAACTCCAGGGATATGGAATGATAGCCATAACAACTCATTATACCCCCATAACACTTGCAGTAACCCCCGACAGGCCAGTTTATACTGATCCAAACGCAACAGTAGCATGGTCTGACGGATTATCCATTGACTACAAAACAGATGTGAATTTAGGTACATTACTAGGCAGAAGCAGCGGCGAAACATTCCAGATGGCCTTTAGAGGCAATGGTTTTGTAATTATTCAGCCTTACGAAGAAACTGCTGTAGGTCTTGGTTAA
- the cofH gene encoding 5-amino-6-(D-ribitylamino)uracil--L-tyrosine 4-hydroxyphenyl transferase CofH, with the protein MMEDIYERSLAGEITKEDALKLVDSNPFQLFDTADRLRQELVGDEVTFVANKAIDITDHCMIGCAFCSFRDHVGYEMTTEEVLESIKEAKDIKATEICLFGGIMPHMTVDYYCDLISAIKSEYDICLHALSPVEIYQTAKSSEMSTYDALKALKKAGMDTMTGASAEILVDSVREQICPKKVTTDEWVNIIKEAHSLGIPTTSTIMYGSVETWEDRIDHMMILRDIQRETGGFTELVPMTFLNQNNELGQISEGASGMEDLKVHAIARILFGRDMPNIQVSWIKMGIRASQIALHCGANDLGGTMMEDKISIAAGASDGDYLPRERMIEIIEDIGRIPVERTTTYERV; encoded by the coding sequence ATGATGGAAGACATATATGAACGCTCACTTGCTGGAGAAATTACAAAAGAAGACGCTTTAAAGCTTGTAGATTCAAATCCATTCCAGTTATTTGATACTGCTGACAGGTTGCGCCAGGAACTTGTAGGTGATGAGGTCACCTTCGTTGCCAACAAAGCCATAGATATTACAGATCACTGCATGATTGGATGTGCTTTTTGCTCTTTTAGAGACCATGTTGGATATGAAATGACAACCGAAGAAGTACTGGAAAGTATTAAAGAAGCAAAAGACATAAAAGCCACTGAAATCTGCTTATTCGGCGGTATTATGCCCCACATGACAGTGGACTATTATTGTGATCTTATCAGTGCGATCAAGTCAGAATATGATATCTGTCTTCACGCATTGTCCCCTGTAGAAATTTATCAGACCGCAAAATCATCAGAAATGAGCACATATGATGCTTTAAAGGCTCTTAAAAAAGCAGGGATGGACACCATGACAGGTGCATCTGCAGAAATCCTTGTAGATTCTGTAAGAGAACAAATATGTCCTAAAAAGGTCACAACAGACGAATGGGTGAATATAATTAAAGAAGCCCATAGTTTAGGCATTCCAACCACATCCACCATCATGTACGGCAGCGTAGAAACATGGGAAGACCGTATTGACCACATGATGATACTCAGAGATATACAGCGTGAAACAGGGGGCTTTACAGAACTCGTCCCAATGACATTCTTAAATCAAAACAATGAACTGGGCCAGATATCAGAAGGTGCCAGCGGAATGGAGGATCTGAAAGTGCATGCAATTGCAAGGATTCTCTTTGGTAGAGACATGCCCAATATCCAAGTTTCATGGATAAAAATGGGTATTAGGGCATCACAAATAGCCTTACACTGCGGGGCAAATGATTTAGGAGGCACCATGATGGAAGATAAAATATCTATAGCTGCAGGTGCATCAGACGGAGATTATTTACCTCGAGAACGGATGATTGAAATTATAGAAGATATAGGGCGGATACCAGTAGAACGTACCACTACCTATGAACGTGTTTAA
- a CDS encoding glycosyltransferase family 39 protein, with protein sequence MPNLFTRLQKFRLDFLIPLILGLLVVITRLPFTSKFLYEWDSVNYSLAFENYNILQQQPHPPGYLLYVALGKAVNYLFNDPNISMIFLSILFSILSVILVYFMAKDIFSRKAGIISALLLIFNPFIWFYGEIASIYIFEAFFSILIAYSSYKLFKGNEKFIYISAFVLGLSGGFRTDIIEFMLPLWIFCIWSARIHYTKIVKGLLTFVIALLLWLLPSVILTGGLESYIHILRYTSEAASYTSLIFGASISQQILNTGVCIIWSLVGLTLIGILISALFLIYRRRNLKSKVIYYLKKPLNTFFLLWILPSFLFYLFIYIVKPGYLLTVLPAVMILLSYIIIRISSDIHFNFPKISAKHVLGFILLIYVISNTIYFVYPYNLHNDQIWETPTDKMETNQEIWFGIDVGLLYNNAKINANDENTQLHIENILKISNSDPESTVIAIRDITREDEGFNWRKAMYYLPGYEVYYLFDHENSGIDGNVSVWRGKDHSYNISKSSVEDIKLNSSTTKIIWVMSNETSFYQEVKDNFGVGEINLPNGMKIYYSYVGNQTSDIKISGFIFQH encoded by the coding sequence ATGCCAAATTTATTTACGCGCTTACAAAAATTCAGATTAGATTTTTTAATTCCGTTGATTCTAGGTCTTTTAGTAGTCATTACCAGACTTCCATTTACAAGCAAATTTCTCTATGAATGGGATTCAGTTAATTATTCCCTGGCATTTGAAAACTACAACATTCTGCAGCAGCAGCCTCATCCACCAGGTTACTTGCTGTATGTAGCTCTAGGAAAAGCTGTTAACTATCTATTCAATGATCCAAATATTAGTATGATATTTTTATCAATACTTTTCAGTATTTTAAGTGTTATCTTAGTCTATTTTATGGCTAAAGATATATTTTCCAGAAAAGCAGGCATCATAAGCGCTTTATTACTAATATTCAATCCATTTATATGGTTTTACGGAGAAATTGCAAGTATATATATTTTCGAGGCATTTTTCAGTATTTTAATAGCTTATTCATCATATAAGCTTTTTAAAGGTAATGAAAAATTTATATATATTTCTGCATTTGTACTCGGATTATCTGGAGGTTTTAGAACAGACATAATTGAATTTATGCTTCCTTTATGGATATTCTGTATATGGAGTGCCAGAATTCATTATACCAAAATTGTTAAAGGTCTGCTGACATTTGTTATTGCTCTATTATTATGGCTATTACCCTCAGTTATTTTAACTGGAGGCCTGGAAAGTTATATCCATATTTTAAGATACACTTCTGAAGCTGCAAGCTATACTTCCCTAATATTCGGTGCCAGTATCAGCCAGCAAATCCTAAATACAGGAGTCTGCATCATATGGTCATTAGTTGGACTTACACTTATAGGAATTTTAATTAGCGCACTCTTTTTAATTTATCGCAGAAGAAATTTAAAATCTAAAGTCATCTATTACCTTAAAAAGCCTTTAAATACCTTTTTTCTACTATGGATCCTTCCTTCTTTCCTATTTTACTTATTTATTTACATAGTAAAACCGGGATACTTACTTACAGTCCTGCCTGCAGTCATGATCTTATTAAGCTACATCATTATTCGTATTTCATCAGATATACACTTTAATTTCCCTAAAATATCTGCAAAGCATGTTTTAGGTTTTATATTATTAATTTATGTTATATCAAATACCATCTACTTTGTATATCCATATAATCTTCACAATGACCAAATCTGGGAAACACCTACCGATAAAATGGAAACAAATCAGGAAATCTGGTTTGGTATAGACGTAGGTTTACTTTATAACAACGCTAAAATTAATGCAAACGATGAAAATACCCAGTTACACATTGAAAACATATTAAAAATCTCAAATTCAGATCCAGAGAGCACCGTAATTGCCATTAGAGATATCACCCGGGAAGACGAAGGTTTCAACTGGAGAAAAGCAATGTATTATCTTCCAGGCTACGAAGTTTATTATCTATTTGACCATGAAAACTCAGGAATCGATGGTAATGTTTCTGTATGGCGTGGTAAAGATCACAGCTACAATATCTCCAAATCTAGTGTCGAAGATATAAAATTAAACTCATCTACTACCAAAATTATCTGGGTAATGAGCAATGAAACCTCCTTTTATCAGGAAGTAAAAGATAACTTTGGAGTAGGTGAAATTAATCTCCCAAATGGCATGAAAATTTATTATTCCTATGTTGGAAACCAGACTTCAGATATAAAAATCAGCGGTTTTATTTTCCAGCATTGA
- a CDS encoding HesA/MoeB/ThiF family protein translates to MPKRYEGMAYWEIVSRQMGVVTKSEQERFKGAKITVIGCGGIGGATTEMLVRMGIGNLRIIDKDAFDVSNINRQLMSSFYSVGKSKVGTTYKTLKSINPFTNIEAIEEEVNEDNVERIVKDSDIIIDALDNLVTRIIVSRHVRDLGIPFIHGAIHGTMGQVTVFTNNTPTYEEMFKLPSCGEELTEEIIKKIKDIGAEVPPVIGPVPNIVGCLQAFEAFKLITLEGEPIMAPDVLMFDLLNKEPFSVIKF, encoded by the coding sequence ATGCCAAAAAGATATGAAGGAATGGCTTACTGGGAAATTGTAAGCAGACAAATGGGAGTTGTAACTAAATCAGAACAGGAAAGATTTAAAGGCGCTAAAATTACAGTTATAGGCTGCGGTGGGATCGGAGGTGCCACAACAGAGATGCTTGTAAGGATGGGAATTGGAAATCTCAGAATAATCGATAAAGACGCTTTCGACGTTTCAAATATTAACCGCCAGCTTATGAGCAGTTTCTACAGTGTGGGAAAATCCAAGGTAGGAACGACCTACAAGACTTTAAAGTCGATAAATCCATTTACAAATATCGAAGCCATTGAAGAAGAAGTAAATGAGGACAATGTGGAAAGGATCGTTAAAGACAGTGATATTATTATAGACGCCCTTGATAACTTAGTTACACGAATTATAGTTAGCAGGCACGTTCGAGATTTAGGAATACCATTTATTCACGGCGCAATTCACGGGACAATGGGGCAGGTTACTGTTTTCACAAATAACACCCCTACCTACGAAGAGATGTTTAAATTACCTTCTTGTGGTGAAGAATTAACTGAAGAAATAATTAAGAAAATAAAAGACATCGGCGCAGAAGTCCCCCCAGTCATTGGACCAGTTCCAAATATAGTTGGATGTTTGCAGGCTTTTGAAGCTTTTAAACTTATTACATTAGAAGGAGAACCAATCATGGCTCCTGATGTTTTAATGTTCGATTTACTTAATAAGGAGCCATTTTCAGTGATTAAATTCTAA
- a CDS encoding NAD(P)/FAD-dependent oxidoreductase has translation MKENIPEKGASVQKDMETYAIIPYISGGIVDSAMLRKIADTADKYNIKIMKLTSEGRISLHGIREEDLDSVWEDLRMKPGGHLGKCVRPAKSCIGDICCKKGYQNSVGMSQKINEFYCGVPTPRKLKIAVSGCPNSCGESAVRDIGLIGTGKGWKLLVGGNCGIKPRIGKLLAKNLSDDEVIALIGKIIDYYSEQGLEKRVGAVIEKIGFEKFSQDVLG, from the coding sequence TTGAAAGAAAATATACCAGAAAAAGGAGCTTCTGTTCAAAAAGATATGGAGACATATGCTATTATTCCTTATATTTCGGGAGGCATAGTTGATTCTGCAATGTTAAGGAAAATAGCAGATACGGCGGATAAGTATAATATTAAAATAATGAAATTGACCTCTGAAGGCAGGATATCTCTTCATGGAATTAGGGAAGAAGATTTAGACAGCGTATGGGAAGATTTGAGAATGAAACCGGGGGGACACCTGGGTAAATGTGTAAGACCTGCTAAATCTTGTATAGGTGATATCTGCTGTAAAAAAGGATATCAAAACAGTGTAGGGATGAGTCAAAAGATCAATGAATTTTATTGTGGGGTTCCAACTCCACGTAAACTTAAAATAGCTGTTTCGGGATGTCCAAATTCATGTGGTGAATCTGCTGTCCGTGATATTGGTTTAATTGGAACTGGTAAAGGTTGGAAACTGCTGGTTGGGGGAAATTGTGGAATTAAACCTCGAATTGGCAAGTTGCTGGCTAAAAACCTCTCGGATGATGAAGTAATTGCGTTAATAGGCAAAATAATAGATTATTACAGTGAACAGGGTCTTGAAAAGAGGGTAGGTGCGGTTATAGAAAAAATTGGATTTGAAAAGTTTTCTCAAGATGTTTTGGGTTAA
- the glnA gene encoding type I glutamate--ammonia ligase, whose translation MSDKIGQVIENIEKCGTKFVRLQFVDIHGTPKNMAIPLVKPDQMEDILKDGLLFDGSSVEGFVDINESDLILKPDPDTFSTLPWRPEEKGVCRFICDVYWPEGKPFEGDPRYILKRALEKAEKAGYEYNVGPEPEFFILDQDEEGNLIPNDDGAYFDVEPVDQGTDIRRQLVMDLEALNFDVEVSHHEVAPGQHEIDFKFDNALKTADAVITFKQAIKAIVDTMGYMVTFMPKPFFGENGSGMHCHQSLFKGGENVFYDPDTETQLSQEAMYFMGGLLQHSPALTAICAPTINSYKRLVPGYEAPVYVAYGLKNRSTLVRIPASRGKGTRVELRMPDPSCNPYLAFAAMLEAGLDGMKNKVDPGEPTEIDVFGKSIEELKTLGIDVLPSSLWEAYHALEKDDVVRSTLGDHIYTQFRDIKKAEWDDYRIQVFNYELDKYLTI comes from the coding sequence ATGTCAGACAAAATAGGACAAGTTATTGAAAATATTGAAAAATGCGGCACAAAATTCGTAAGGCTGCAGTTTGTAGATATACATGGAACCCCCAAAAACATGGCAATTCCACTGGTTAAGCCAGATCAAATGGAAGATATATTAAAAGACGGTCTTTTATTCGATGGTTCCTCTGTTGAAGGATTTGTAGATATTAATGAAAGTGATTTAATTCTTAAACCAGACCCTGATACTTTTTCAACTCTCCCATGGAGACCAGAAGAAAAAGGTGTTTGCAGATTTATCTGTGACGTCTACTGGCCAGAAGGAAAACCTTTCGAAGGAGACCCAAGATACATACTCAAAAGGGCTTTAGAAAAAGCTGAAAAAGCAGGATATGAATATAACGTTGGTCCAGAACCAGAATTCTTTATATTAGACCAGGACGAAGAAGGAAACCTGATCCCTAACGATGACGGTGCATACTTCGATGTAGAACCTGTAGACCAGGGAACTGACATTAGAAGACAGCTAGTCATGGATCTGGAAGCTTTAAACTTTGATGTAGAAGTAAGCCACCACGAAGTGGCCCCAGGTCAGCACGAAATAGATTTCAAGTTTGATAACGCATTAAAAACTGCTGATGCAGTAATCACATTCAAACAGGCTATAAAAGCTATTGTAGACACAATGGGCTACATGGTAACATTCATGCCAAAACCATTCTTTGGAGAAAACGGAAGCGGAATGCACTGTCACCAGTCATTATTCAAAGGCGGTGAAAACGTTTTCTACGACCCGGATACTGAAACCCAGTTATCACAGGAAGCAATGTACTTCATGGGAGGTCTATTACAGCACTCCCCAGCTTTAACAGCAATTTGTGCTCCTACCATAAACTCTTACAAACGTTTAGTACCAGGATACGAAGCTCCTGTATACGTAGCTTACGGTCTCAAAAACAGGTCTACACTAGTAAGAATTCCTGCATCCCGTGGAAAAGGTACCCGTGTTGAACTGAGAATGCCTGACCCATCCTGTAACCCATACCTTGCATTTGCTGCAATGTTAGAAGCAGGTTTAGACGGTATGAAAAACAAAGTCGACCCTGGAGAACCAACTGAAATTGACGTGTTCGGAAAAAGCATAGAAGAACTCAAAACTCTCGGCATAGATGTTTTACCTTCCAGCCTATGGGAAGCATACCATGCGCTTGAAAAAGACGATGTTGTGAGATCCACATTAGGCGACCACATATACACTCAATTCAGAGATATTAAAAAGGCAGAATGGGACGATTACAGAATACAAGTATTCAACTACGAATTAGACAAGTATTTAACTATCTAA